One genomic window of Geodermatophilus sp. DSM 44513 includes the following:
- a CDS encoding alpha/beta fold hydrolase, with translation MSDLASPDTPVGTLSNDVRSFDGTRLALRTWGPPDAPVVVLVHGLGLSTGSWGDVPESLADRHRVVGYDLRGHADSGDARSGGYDLEAHARDLAAVLGACLPAGRRAVVAGHSLGGGIILAAAALAGTGRIAGVVFAGSGGSGVTAPGLPARGLPRPVQDALQEGWFRVLRTTALIGRRLRPVQAVSDRLVRRAAFTDDAPEDAVARVRDSFLTTRPLALAGTTLASVSHDGTELAPHLDVPTLVLHGEDDPEVPPDDLRELMAALPDGEVVQLPGAGHMLPLLHPDVVAEHIARWVTRTRG, from the coding sequence GTGAGCGACCTCGCCTCGCCGGACACACCAGTCGGCACCCTGTCGAACGACGTCCGCTCCTTCGACGGCACCCGGCTGGCACTGAGGACGTGGGGTCCGCCGGACGCGCCGGTCGTCGTCCTCGTGCACGGGCTCGGGCTGTCGACCGGCTCCTGGGGTGACGTACCCGAGTCGCTGGCCGACCGGCACCGGGTGGTCGGCTACGACCTGCGCGGGCACGCGGACAGCGGCGACGCCCGCTCCGGCGGCTACGACCTGGAGGCCCACGCCCGCGACCTGGCCGCCGTGCTCGGTGCCTGCCTCCCCGCCGGCCGGCGGGCGGTGGTGGCCGGCCACAGCCTGGGTGGCGGGATCATCCTGGCCGCCGCCGCCCTGGCCGGCACCGGGCGCATCGCCGGGGTCGTCTTCGCCGGCTCGGGTGGCTCGGGGGTGACCGCGCCGGGCCTGCCCGCCCGCGGCCTGCCCCGGCCGGTGCAGGACGCGCTGCAGGAGGGCTGGTTCCGGGTCCTGCGGACCACGGCCCTGATCGGCCGGCGGCTACGCCCGGTGCAGGCGGTGTCCGACCGGCTGGTCCGCCGGGCGGCCTTCACCGACGACGCCCCCGAGGACGCGGTGGCCCGGGTGCGCGACAGCTTCCTGACCACCCGGCCCCTGGCGCTCGCCGGCACCACCCTGGCCAGCGTCAGCCACGACGGCACCGAGCTGGCCCCCCACCTCGACGTCCCCACCCTGGTGCTGCACGGCGAGGACGACCCGGAGGTGCCGCCCGACGACCTCCGCGAGCTCATGGCCGCGCTCCCCGACGGCGAGGTGGTGCAGCTGCCCGGCGCCGGGCACATGCTGCCGCTGCTGCACCCCGACGTCGTCGCCGAGCACATCGCCCGCTGGGTGACCAGGACCCGCGGCTGA